GTTGACCACTCATCCTTCAATTATAAAAAGGATACCCAGTATCTTTAACATCTATTCTCTCTCAGCATAGTATTAAAAATACTAACCAGAAATATGAATTTAAAGATAAGTCAATACATACACCTTGTGAAACAAGGTAACAATACAAGGCCTCATGTCTACATAGTTTACTGATTGCATATTTTTATTCGAaaagcaaataataataattaaaatttttaccatTTTAGCAGCTGGGTGAATCACGCTCATCTGTTTCAAAATAGTAGCTCCATCATTGGTTATTGTCACTTCCCCATTCGCAGCTTGGATCTGAAAGCAAATATTTACAGCATAATTTAACTAGCCCAGCCTAGTAAcactctcactcaacattctgtatattttttacaggtaaaatgctaaaatggtgcaataaagaatatttacttacttaatatttttatacatattcaaTTCAAGGACTGTTAAGTAGAAACATTACTTTCTCTAggtaaatatattaaaaacactatTGCTACTATTGCATTGCTACTGAATACTGCATAAGTACaacaagttaaataaaaactgGATTAGTTGACTGGACAAACAGTAGTAGTGTCATTTTTACCATTTTGTCCATCCCGCGGGGCCCGAGGCTGGTGCGAATAGCATCTGATACGGCTGAAAATAAACATACCGATATTACAGATATACACAGGAGAAAACATatgaacaaaaataataattatattctttTCTATTTCGAGTAGTCACATGACTAAACTTGAACAATACTCGagacttataaaaataaaaatatatcacttaAAACAGACGGCTACAAAGAAGGAAACTGTACTGTTAGACAATTTAAACGTCCTTACTACATAACGTTTACTAAGATTGGATATTTCATTCAAATATTATCCCcaaaatcgaaataaaaattCAGATGTTATTACTCATATAGGTAATCGTAGGTATAGAATGTATAGATACCTTTTGCGGCATTTATGTTGCTCAGCCGAATGTCTGTCGGCTTGCTTTTATCCTTGTAAACAGCCGAATTAACTTTAGCGGAATCACCACCCGCTTTAGGAGCCATTATTGTTGATTTATTTCACTAAGTTTATAGCAAGATTCACACGATTAAAGTGGATTAAAATAGGGAATATATTTCTTCGAGTACTAGCACAAACATTAAAACTATTGACAAtgactttgacagtgacagttgcATAGAACCAAGAACCATAACATTGACAGTTGCTGAATGTATTTTTCTATATGATCTGTCATATAGAAAAATACATTCAGCAACTAATATTTTTTCCGTGTTTTGATACTTGCGCACGGCGCATACAGCTGGCATGAACAGTCTAAATTCGGAAATATCGGAACATGTACTTGCGCTAGCTGTATAGTCGACGCGTAATATAATCAAGTCACATTCATTATGATTTTTCATGTTCTTGGGAAccctttattttagtaacaacgAAAAAACATGTATTAGATTATCGGAGCAATATCTAAACGATAGCCAGAAATGACAGATCGTATCCAATCACATCACTCCTCAAGCCGTTGATAAGTTTATTTCTGCTAAGAAACTTATAAAGACGACGTTATTTTCATACAGTCTGCAAGAAGATGATAAGAAACGATGATTGCCCTAGTTGCCAAAATAATTAACTTATTCGCATTCACCGTTCGAAGTGTTTTACTTGGAGCTTCATTCGTCGGACATGTAATATTTCTTGCAGTTTCTGTCGTCTGTACGGCACTGGTTAACTTTGTTGACAATGTTAGAACGTTTATGCAGATCGTTTATGAGGACAACTTACCTATCTTCAACGAGGACATACCCAACTTCACTAATGATGTTATCGACACGTTCGTCAGCCAAGTGGTTTTCGTCTGGAGTGGAGTGACGAAGGTTTACAGCGACATATTTCTCAAACTCAATGCCATCGTGGTCTCCATCAAGTGGCTTATAGACTCAGTGTTTTTGGTGATTTCTGAAGTGTTGTATATTATAAAAAGTGCTGTGATATGTTTTGGGGATGCACTATGGCTCATAGTTACGTTCATTCCCGTTCAGCTGCCTCAGCTAGTGAAACAGTTGCTGAGGTACTTAACGGAAATAGCCGTAGATGGGATTGTAAGTGCTTATATGACATTGTTGAAGTTTACAAACTTCCTGACTGATGTGCCTTTAGAGTCATTTATGGGTATAATTAGTGCTATAGTTATTGTGCGTTTGTGCATACATTTTAGAGATGATATTCAAGCTAGGTTTACATTGCTGTACTGGTCTGTAGTAAGAAATAGTTTGTATCTGTATCatctattttataattattttactgaCTCTGAGGTGAGGGTGATAACTAGTTTGGTTGGTGGCAGGGAGGCGCGTGTGAGGGAGGCAGAGGCCATGGTGAGAGCAGCCAACGATGCTGCAGATGCCGCTGATGCTCTGTGTGTCATTTGCCAAGAGCGGCAAAAATGTGTTCTGACACTGCCATGTCGACACATCTGCCTGTGTAGCGAGTGTTGTATGAGACTGTATGGGTATCAGAGGACTTGTCCAATCTGTAGAACTTTCATTTACCACTCTGTTACAGTGTACTTGTGACAGACATTCTGTACATTCCTGGCATAAGGCATTTTCTCAATTCTAATTAAGATTTACCAAAGATTGGGCTCACTTACTCAAGTGGAAATGTATCCACTGACTTGATCTTCTAAGAGGTCTTGATGAGgtaacttttaaataaaaatagtgagtTATAAATTGTTCAATTTACTTAATGAAGGTTTGTGTTCTAAtttgttttgtacaatattGTTCTTATACAACTATTATAATAACTTTCTGCATAGATGTTTTAAATTATACAAGAGATCTGAAGTTATTGGTGTACTGTAAAATGTGCATGTTTTTCTCCCCACTGAGTAGTGATAGAAAATAATGATCTTTAACTTAAGATTCAATTTAAAAAGGCAGCGCTCAATAGACTCATATTATGGTACATCATTTTCttattaatatgtattaattattttaatactaatggttgcattataaatatgttatttgaaaACTATTTCCACATTTCTTTGTTTTAGCATTTATAAGGATAAACAAAGTAATAGATACAAGTGAAGAAATGTTCTCAAGATATTTGCATATGTTATGATTACATACTTTAATTATAAGATTATAAAACAGATAATCTTTGGTTATGATATTACTAAGTAATTAACTATCTAATTCTTATTATGTACTTGCTGACCAATACTGGCAAATGCAATAAATTTTTATATTCATAtgaatgtattttatttaatatttaagaataaataataattaggcAAATATTATGGCAATATTATGCTTAAGTTATACATTACAGCTAagtcttttaaaaaaatactaattataATAACCTTTGTCATGCTGGTCGGCCATTACGAAGAGTATTCAGGAAATTACTATTAGATTCTACGTCTAAAGTACTTTGTCTCCTTCTTGCATTTAAATTCAAGTCCCTGAATGCAATTTGAACATCTTTGAAAGTGTTTAACATGAATATTGCTGTCATCACAACTAGGAAGCCACACACACATCCTAGAATGTCTATAACTGCCATGTTCTCCCATTCTCTAAACAGGATCCCTGATGCAATAATAACTAATACTGTAAACATCACGTAATACACTGGGCTCACGACACttgtattaaatatatctaaagacttgtttaaataattcatttgaatcaTTATGCAAATTACAGCTGCTACTAAAAGTATCCAAAACATATAATGTGTTAGATTATTGGCATGGCCGGCAATAGTCTCCTTAATCCCTAGAGCTACTGCTTTACAAAACACAACTGTTAAACTGCCAATAGCTGAGCAGAGCAACAGATACACTGCAATGTTCTGATTGCCGTACCGAGGTACAAATATGACTTTAACTATAAGACATAAGAAAACAATTGTTGCCATATAGGTCAAGAACTGATAGTCACTTAGTTTAGTTGCTAACTCTCTGAAACTCTTCACTTCTTCAGACTTTGGTGAGTGTATGACGATGAGGACTGAACCCACAATGCACAGGAAGCAGCCAATCTGAAAAAGTTATACATCCTATTTTGGTGTGCTTAAATTGGTTAAGCTTTTGTATGCCTTGTCCCATATAAGGCATAGGCAAATGAACTGTAATCCCTTAGTTATTAattcaacaaattaaaaaaaaaggcatACAAAGTGTTCAGGAAGCTACAAGACCAATTTTAAGAGACTGCAACAATAAATTTACCTTTCCAATGAAATTAAGGTGCTCATTGAGAAACTTAGCGGCGAGTACTGCAGACACCAGCACACTGAGTGCACCTAGTGGAGTCACAAGTGCAGCCGGAGCAAAGGCGTATGCCAGTAGATTGGCAGCTTCTCCGAGACCCACTATAAAATAACAAATACTTGTACAGTGAGatacttacattattatttactagATTTTATGTAGTAATGTATCACAAATAGGTACTAAgacaataataatttatagcAAAGTATTCAATGCTAAAAAACAAACAGGaaaattgaaagaaaattcATCAACTGACATTGTGCTTAGTTTTTAAGGAACAATTAACTTACTAGTCATGAATCCCAGCCACCAGAGCCATTGTTTAAGATATGCAAATCCGCCAGCTGATGCTCTAACGTTTCCACTTGcactgattttttttaaagctacttttttaataataaaactagaTCCTATGAACAAACTTGAAGATACTGCCAGTGATAGTCCAATTAGAAATGACACATTATCGTACGCTTGCCCTTCTATAGTAATTTGCTCCATTTCTAAATAGTcaattgtaaattatttttttaacaagtATTTTACTCTGTGACATAGTGGACGTTTGTCTGTTAAATAAGTTGGGGATTCATTTTCTTACTCCTAAATAACAGGTGTCTTCATACTATCGTAATGACTAAAAGCACTACAATTACACTGATAACGATAAGATTAAAATGTGATTCATATTTACGAGGAAAGGAAGAGGGAAGGTAAGCAAGTGACGTTATGACTTtaatctcgtgtggagtagctgtgttgttaagactgccgcgtccgtcgaccgatagtttgcacggctatgtgtatttccattgtccagattcccgtccgcggtcgattcacgacggacgtccgcgtagtgtgttcctagctttacgacGACACTGGGGATATGttcataaagctaggaacacactacgcggacgtccgtcgtgaatcgaccgcggacgggaatctggacaatgacattacacataaccgtgcaaactatcggtcgacggacgcggacgtggccttgagcgcacggacgtccgatcgaaatctggctctctggatgttttgttccgtgcacactgataggtcgcggtcgcggtcgttttacgacggacgtccgcgtagtatgttcctagcttaaagctaggaacacactacgcggtcgtccgtcgtaaatcgaccgcggacgggaatctggacaatggaaatacacataaccgtgcaaactatcggtcgacggacgcggacgtggccttgagcgcacggacgtccgatcgaaatctggctctctggatgttttgttccgtgcacactgataggtcgcggtcgcggtcgttttacgacggacgtccgcgtagtatgttcttAGCTTAATTGGTAAAATATTCGATCAAATCATTTTAAGGCTAGTTCTGACTATGTTCTATTTGCTTGAGCCATTAAGGCCCTCCACAGACGgaagacaaaactgttttgtctccgtcgtatttgtatgaaaagttgcgtcgcctcgtgtgcgcaccttcatactagcccatagaccgagcgacggagacaaaacagttttgtcgcccgtgtgcgtgGAGCCTAACTTAATGATGTAGGATAAAGAAACAAAGCCACTGGAGGCAAAACATAAAATCAGAAACAGTGTCATCATACTATATCGAAATTCCATTTTGCAGTAATTTTTGCTGGGTTAGATCTCGACCGTAGTAAGGTCGCATTTGGGAATTggattaagctaggaacacactacgcggacgtccgtcgtgaatcgaccgcggacgggaatctggacaatggaaatacacataaccgtgcaaaccatcggtcgacggacgtggacgtggccttgagcgcatggacgtccgatcgaaatctggctcgctggatgttttgttccgtgcacactgataggtcgcggtcgcggtcgatttacgacggacgtccgcgtagtgtgttcctagctttatcgtCTGTTAGCACAGCCATGTATCGATGACTTTATGGTTATTAAAAACAATGTTTTGTCTCTGGGCCCCTGCGCGTTTCCCGCGAATTTTTCTGTCATTTCCATACCGTTGGAGTAGCAGCTGAAACGGGACCATTTTCGGCATTTTctttgtttaatttaaataagtgGCCTATTTGTTGTTAACTTGTGTCCCTCTAATAACATCACAAGATGGTTGGAAAGATGAACAAACTATATGTCCACAAAAGAGGTAAGTTctgaatttatataaatgtatataatgTAACTTTTAATTCCTATTCTACCTAGCCACGATAATTTCCATCGAGATTAGGGAAACCTATAGCTCTGAAATTCTAATAATAGAGACATTAACATTAACTTGGAATGCATAATTGCGAGACATACGCTACATTGAGCATTGAAATTCAATAAGCCTAGGTTAGATTTAAAACACCTGGCGTTTGCAGTCACGGTTCAACAAGAATCATGTTTGACTGGTGATAAAAATTGAAAGTTGTATTTTATGAGGGTATACCTTTCCTTGGAATGGCATTGTATGGTGTAGGCAAAAAAATCTATTGTTGCCATTACAATGACCTCAGGTCGACATTTCCATTGTATGCATACACATTTGAAATGATAGATGCATGTCTCAATGTGTTAGCTTGTCGTTCGCGTTCCGGTTAATAAGACACTCAAAGAAGTCTTACCTCTTGTATAAGTTACAGTGAACATGACTGGTTCATTTATACTAGGTATTTAGCATTAATGAATATCTTTTTATTataggtattatttttattgtaatattgTCCAAATTTTGCAGGTGGGAGAGTAGAGGAGGTTCATATTGATAAGATAACATCCAGGATCAAGAAGCTGTGCTATGGGCTTAATATGGACTTTGTGGATCCTGTAAGTAGAAAAAATTACAGTATTAATTGTTAGCTAACCACTATGGACCAGCATTGTGGTTTACAATCTGCAGTACCAGGAGGCAGGAGCCGCAGGTTTGAGACCTGCCAGAGGTGAGATTTTTTCCTTTAgtttaaaactagcttttacccgcagcTTCGTTTGcgataaattcgaaaattgcggaatgcttcatgCAAACTTCTACCCCCCATTTTACGGAAGTGGGTgtgattagaaagagacaaaaagtagcctatgtcactctccatcccttcaactatctccacttacaaaatcacgtcaattcgtcgctccgttttgccatgaaagacggacaaacaaacagacacacacactttcccatttataatattagtatggataatacaGACATTCTTGCatgttaaaaaataagttcaaacCCATGCAGTTTTTGAAGTGGAATTGCTCTTGAATACTCTTGATGATCAGAATGGGACTCATTCATATTACACTTATGTGGATTAATGTTCTCTTATGTTGGTAAGCTAAGTTATGAACTTTATTAATATTTGTGTTAAAGTTTGATGATAGTTTGCACAAGATCTTACTGCTCAATTTTAATCTTAAGCGGGTTTGCTGTGCAAACAAAAAATGATAGTTTTATTAAGTCATTACATATTATTAATCCCATCCATATCCATTATTTAGAACCCCggctcataccaatgagtttttcggaacttatgtgcgaaatgtaatttgatatttgccagttgtttttcggtgaaggaaaacgtcgtgaggaaaccggactaattccaataaggcttagttacccttcgggttggaaggtcagatggcagtcgctttcgtaaaactagtgcctacgtcaaatcttgggattagttgtcacagcggaccccaagctcccatgaggatgccgggataacgcaaggaggatgatgacattaTTAAGACATAAAAATTTCATCATTTGtctttaaaaagtatttattaaagaaattaAAAACTTTATCAATCAGTTATCCtagagtgtttttttttaaatgccctccagccatatttttttatcaagtgCATTACACTCTtgaattaatatattattgaCATAAAAGTATTCTGTGCACTTAAGAGCCACATTTAAgaataaaaaacatgtttttatatAAGATCAGTCCCCGCCGTCCCTAGTCACTGCTGCTGCTTTTAAAAGCGCGCATGGCTAGTGGTCGCGCTGCCCGCTGCCACGCTTGTAGAGCAATATCGTGGCCAGGCTGTTAGGCAGTTTTTGGTACAATCAGTAGAGTTTTTATTGACTTGAGGGCGGTGTATCAGTAGAGTTGGCGCGCCAATTGTGCTGCACTTGATTTGCCGTAAACATTGTTTTGTAGGAAGTTAATTTTCTCTATGGTAGTACTAATACTTCTTTTGTGGTCTAGATTGGTTGTTCAGATTTCTTCACTTACTTCCCAGGTGTCCATAACCCTGAAAGTCATAGGCGGCATTTACTCTGGGGTGACCACCGTGGAGCTGGACAACCTAGCAGCCGAGACTGCAGCCACCATGACCACTGACCACCCTGACTATGCTGTGCTTGCTGCTCGCCTGGCCATCTCTAACCTGCACAAGGAAACTAGGAAACACTTCTCAGGTAAACATGAAATTTTAACACATTGTAGTCGACCGGTACGGTCTACCAGACAAAaactacgtcagaaaccggtcgtaatttataaccgcccgcttgtatggCGATAACCCGCCCAGCGGGCTCTTCGGCATCTGAGCgaagttcacgagtgcccaccagggcccgcctggtgggcactcCAGTCTCCACAAGTTGAACAGCTCCGGCCTCACGACACAGTTTCctagtgatttttgtgtgaaCTCGCTACAATATTTTTCGAGATTTAGAAACATAATCTAGTTTGACTCAGCCtatttgcttttgtatttcAATGATCTCATCTACAGGTCGcaattgggcattttcgcgaaaaaatatttaaaaccttttttttttcctaaaataggtataaatttaatgtttttcctactcagaatcacgagccctttcgaccCTACTAGGTTTTTACCTAAAAGcgtttttaattaatattttccacttcgttaccacttttcaaacactttgtacagcacggttacaaagtggaaagtttacaaaataatagaaaattttgggaccatttttttgtcctagatcgaaagcgCTCGTGATtatgagtaggaaaaacataaaatttacctaccttagggaccatccacactcataagacgcatgtcttgcggcgcgcaacggacgtctccgccacgccgcctggggcgcgtttacgtccttcctatacaaaatgtactgaggagacgtgtTTTGAATTACATGcaggcgtggcggagacgtcgaCACGCGACGGGGACGcgagtggggacgctgccttagaaaaaatattcttggtgattgttctcgcgaaaatgcccaattcACATCCAATTTTATGACCCTGATGATGATATGTTATATTTATATGATTATTTTTTTCCGAttcagtttttggaaatttttcaaTATATGGTAATTGATATTAAGGTCTTGGCGCTTATGCCCTTTAAAACCATCGTAGAGTTAACTGGAATAACTGATAAGATACAGTCAACGAACTCAAGAAATCGCGAGGTCAACTGCTCACCGAGCCAATGACCAATggtttataaataggtattaactaggtacttactttCCATTTTCAGATGTGATAACCGACTTGTACAACATCATCAACCCCCACACCAAGAAACGCACGCCGATGATTTCAGACTTCCACTACGAAATTGTAATGAAACATAAGGAGCGACTGGATTCTACAATTGTCTATGATAGAGATTTCAAATACAACTATTTCGGTTTTAAGACACTGGAAAGATCATATCTTTTGAAGATAAATAACAaggtaagtaattttttttatggtaACAGGCTCACTCAAATCAAATCTTACCTTTATTTCACAGTttcatacataacatgataaataAGCAGTTTAATGTATATTTTGACAGGTCGCAGAAAGGCCCCAACACATGCTGATGCGAGTCGCAATCGGTATCCACGGCGAAGACATCGACGCCGCCATCAACACGTACAACCTACTGTCGGAGAAGTACTTCACGCACGCGAGCCCCACGCTGTTCTCGGCCGCCACGCCGCGCCCGCAGCTGTCCTCCTGCTTCCTGCTCGCCATGAAGGACGACAGCATCGAGGGCATCTACGACACGCTCAAGCAGTGCGCGCTCATCTCCAAGTCGGCCGGCGGCATCGGCGTGCACGTGCACTGCATCCGCGCCAAGGGCTCCTACATCGCCGGCACCAACGGCGTGTCCAACGGGCTCGTGCCCATGCTGCGCGTCTACAACAATACGGCGCGCTACGTGGACCAGGGCGGCAACAAGCGCCCCGGCGCCTTCGCCGTCTACCTCGAGCCCTGGCACGCCGACATCTTCGAGTTCCTGGACTTGAGGAAGAACACCGGCAAGGAGGAGGTTCGCGCGAGGGAACTGTTCTACGCCCTGTGGATCCCGGACCTGTTCATGAAGAGGGTGGAGGCCAATGAGAACTGGAGCCTCATGTGCCCCCACGATAGCCCCGGGCTCGCCGACTGTTGGGGAGACGAGTTCGAAGCCCTCTATGTAAAATATGAGCAAGAAAATCGATTTGTCAAACAAGTGAAAGCACAAATTCTCTGGAAAGCTATTATTGAGGCGCAGGTGGAAACGGGAACGCCCTTCATGCTCTACAAGGATTCTTGCAACAGAAAGAGCAATCAGAAAAATCTGGGAACCATCAAATGCAGCAACCTTTGCACTGAAATTGTCGAGTATACGTCGTCCGACGAGGTCGCCGTCTGTAACTTGGCTTCGATAGCTCTTAACATGTTTGTGAATGATGACAAGACGTACAATTTCGAAAAATTGAAGGATGTGACCAAAACGATCACCCAGAATTTGAACAAAATCATTGACGTCAACTTCTACCCAGTGCCGGAGGCAAGGAACTCTAACATGAGGCACCGACCGATCGGCATCGGAGTCCAGGGCCTGGCGGACACTTTCGTCTTGATGAGGCTGCCGTATGAAAGCGAGGGCGCGATTAAACTGAATCAGCAGATATTTGAGACCATTTACTATGGTGCATTGGAGGCCAGTTGTGAGTTGGCAGAGAAGCTCGGAGTGTACGAGACATACGAAGGCAGCCCAGCCAGCCAAGGCGTATTGCAGTACGAAATGTGGAACAAGACCCCCACTGACCTATGGAACTGGGCCGCTCTCAAAGAAAAGATCGCAAAACACGGCCTCCGCAACTCCCTCCTGCTGGCTCCCATGCCCACAGCTTCCACCGCACAAATATTAGGGAACAATGAATCTTTTGAGCCATTCACATCCAACATTTACCAAAGAAGGGTTCTGTCTGGTGAATTCCAGGTGGTCAACCATCACCTACTCCGCGACTTGACTGAGGCAGATTTATGGGACGAAGATATGAAGAATCTCATTATCCACAACAATGGCTCCATACAGAACATAGAGACTATTCCTAAAGAAATCAGAGACTTGTACAAGACAGTTTGGGAGATCTCGGTCAAAACCACCATTCAGATGGCGGCCGACAGAGGTGCATTTATTGATCAGAGTCAGTCATTCAATATTCATGTGGCCGAGCCGAACTACGGCAAGTTGACGTCTATTCACTTCTATGCTTGGAAAATGGGTCTGAAAACTGGCATGTACTACCTGCGGACCAAGCCGGCCGCGAACGCTATCCAGTTTACTGTCGATAAATTTAAAGCGAAAACAAAGGTCACTAACGGAACTACTAATGGCACTACGAATGACAACGCTGAAAGAGACGAAGCGAACATGGCCGCGATAACCTGCTCTTTACAGAATAAAGACGAATGTCTAAGTTGTGGATCTTAGGAACCACGATTATGTTCTTAAGATCCaataagttaatattttgtaagCTAGAATTATGCATGAAACAATAATGTGGATAATATGCGTGTAAGTTTGTAATTAagtgtattaatattatataagtaagtactaaGCAATACAATAAATGCCTATTTTCATACCaattattgtttattatttaagtatacCTTTACTTGAAAGACAACGTCAATCGACGAGAACTATAAAGGAGCAGTACTGATTTTTTTTGCTATACTAAATTGAACCCTTTCACCGAGCTAGAAGGCCTTTTTCTAGGTCGTGGAGACAACATGTCTTTCCAAACCTTTAATCCGATTCTGATTACTTTTGTCCGATTTGCTTTTAGCTTTAGAAAGTTTCTACGAGCAGATTGGTAATGAATGAGGCCTCATTCGCAGAAGTTGACTTAAGCGTTTTGCCAGAAGTACGCAAAGCGTTCAAaatctaaaatgaaaaaaaaaaaaaaacgcatacAAAAGGGCAACCAAGGGGGGCAATTTAGACTGGTGAATCATGtcaactaataaaatatttgatataTTGTGTCCGTCAAACGCGCTCAAGCCAATAGGGCCTCAGTATGATGGGGGTTTTACACTGAAATCAAAGCTAATTTGTCTTCACCAATGTTCCATcattttattatacatatgtaaaataaataataatcgaCAATTATTAAAACAATCAATAaccttaaaataatattaagtcCTAATTTTTTCTATAACTTCTTAATATTGGATAAATAATATCTAGAGCTTCATGGATTTCATTCCTCGTCTTTCCTCCTGAAAAAAGAGTCTCCATTAATATCATAGATAACTtggttatacaatacaatagacAATAGCCTACAAATAAAATTGGTTCAGTACAGAGTACATGGCAATGTCCCTGTTGGAATACATATATCAATTAAATTTATTGTGATCaatgatgatttatataggatttacaatcatcaatcatactaagaatcgtacctcaatttttaacGCTAAgtatctattaaatactatcataactacactgatgaggatgactgatgatgcctacaaatatatattatttcatAATGCGTactgacgtgatatcatgatattaaataaaaaaatatgtcattcgttcttataaaaaatacaaacacgcaaaaatatttggggaaaatatgatttcggccacttccaggctgctaaacagcgccatctagttttaagcgtaaaaggcccatacatttcaggggtatgcTTTTATGTATTACCCTTAAAC
This genomic window from Leguminivora glycinivorella isolate SPB_JAAS2020 chromosome 1, LegGlyc_1.1, whole genome shotgun sequence contains:
- the LOC125230733 gene encoding ribonucleoside-diphosphate reductase large subunit isoform X1, with product MVGKMNKLYVHKRGGRVEEVHIDKITSRIKKLCYGLNMDFVDPVSITLKVIGGIYSGVTTVELDNLAAETAATMTTDHPDYAVLAARLAISNLHKETRKHFSDVITDLYNIINPHTKKRTPMISDFHYEIVMKHKERLDSTIVYDRDFKYNYFGFKTLERSYLLKINNKVAERPQHMLMRVAIGIHGEDIDAAINTYNLLSEKYFTHASPTLFSAATPRPQLSSCFLLAMKDDSIEGIYDTLKQCALISKSAGGIGVHVHCIRAKGSYIAGTNGVSNGLVPMLRVYNNTARYVDQGGNKRPGAFAVYLEPWHADIFEFLDLRKNTGKEEVRARELFYALWIPDLFMKRVEANENWSLMCPHDSPGLADCWGDEFEALYVKYEQENRFVKQVKAQILWKAIIEAQVETGTPFMLYKDSCNRKSNQKNLGTIKCSNLCTEIVEYTSSDEVAVCNLASIALNMFVNDDKTYNFEKLKDVTKTITQNLNKIIDVNFYPVPEARNSNMRHRPIGIGVQGLADTFVLMRLPYESEGAIKLNQQIFETIYYGALEASCELAEKLGVYETYEGSPASQGVLQYEMWNKTPTDLWNWAALKEKIAKHGLRNSLLLAPMPTASTAQILGNNESFEPFTSNIYQRRVLSGEFQVVNHHLLRDLTEADLWDEDMKNLIIHNNGSIQNIETIPKEIRDLYKTVWEISVKTTIQMAADRGAFIDQSQSFNIHVAEPNYGKLTSIHFYAWKMGLKTGMYYLRTKPAANAIQFTVDKFKAKTKVTNGTTNGTTNDNAERDEANMAAITCSLQNKDECLSCGS
- the LOC125230733 gene encoding ribonucleoside-diphosphate reductase large subunit isoform X2 — protein: MTTDHPDYAVLAARLAISNLHKETRKHFSDVITDLYNIINPHTKKRTPMISDFHYEIVMKHKERLDSTIVYDRDFKYNYFGFKTLERSYLLKINNKVAERPQHMLMRVAIGIHGEDIDAAINTYNLLSEKYFTHASPTLFSAATPRPQLSSCFLLAMKDDSIEGIYDTLKQCALISKSAGGIGVHVHCIRAKGSYIAGTNGVSNGLVPMLRVYNNTARYVDQGGNKRPGAFAVYLEPWHADIFEFLDLRKNTGKEEVRARELFYALWIPDLFMKRVEANENWSLMCPHDSPGLADCWGDEFEALYVKYEQENRFVKQVKAQILWKAIIEAQVETGTPFMLYKDSCNRKSNQKNLGTIKCSNLCTEIVEYTSSDEVAVCNLASIALNMFVNDDKTYNFEKLKDVTKTITQNLNKIIDVNFYPVPEARNSNMRHRPIGIGVQGLADTFVLMRLPYESEGAIKLNQQIFETIYYGALEASCELAEKLGVYETYEGSPASQGVLQYEMWNKTPTDLWNWAALKEKIAKHGLRNSLLLAPMPTASTAQILGNNESFEPFTSNIYQRRVLSGEFQVVNHHLLRDLTEADLWDEDMKNLIIHNNGSIQNIETIPKEIRDLYKTVWEISVKTTIQMAADRGAFIDQSQSFNIHVAEPNYGKLTSIHFYAWKMGLKTGMYYLRTKPAANAIQFTVDKFKAKTKVTNGTTNGTTNDNAERDEANMAAITCSLQNKDECLSCGS
- the LOC125231004 gene encoding magnesium transporter NIPA2; amino-acid sequence: MEQITIEGQAYDNVSFLIGLSLAVSSSLFIGSSFIIKKVALKKISASGNVRASAGGFAYLKQWLWWLGFMTMGLGEAANLLAYAFAPAALVTPLGALSVLVSAVLAAKFLNEHLNFIGKIGCFLCIVGSVLIVIHSPKSEEVKSFRELATKLSDYQFLTYMATIVFLCLIVKVIFVPRYGNQNIAVYLLLCSAIGSLTVVFCKAVALGIKETIAGHANNLTHYMFWILLVAAVICIMIQMNYLNKSLDIFNTSVVSPVYYVMFTVLVIIASGILFREWENMAVIDILGCVCGFLVVMTAIFMLNTFKDVQIAFRDLNLNARRRQSTLDVESNSNFLNTLRNGRPA